The following coding sequences are from one Scomber scombrus chromosome 20, fScoSco1.1, whole genome shotgun sequence window:
- the zmp:0000000991 gene encoding mucin-2 — protein MSTNDAGELEELSVVGGETTTPLYSTAQAAATQTARKESHETTTWQHSHQLTKRQEETHKALICEQRKEDAVQCGDSKIQNQQHIRPRLTSSIFVKLSSNACLDNPQSLTEPQRPETENSSCRGLDRNVNGQTSPPDIFIDVASDSPLPEKTPFPAKKEEDFITVVFNGLETTRDLSITPSLSNSDFELLEHNGLCTPLCASQPRRTGSGSFELDIKDYTRLENQTDFEELSDRNVNMLSSTVVTVLAPQWSGRLRRTKRFEGTGNLEAHGSLQDVTNIESNRPRECFQGTQNQHGVERMFTDGSHAQLRVPFLGTRSNTVGWSSKSGPVSLDYESKRKMVHSASLDVNSGRMINRRTDAGALSPVATTASSVSPHSLHPSEQKRSLQTGHQGGLSSLSSKPTTSSLLLSLRRFNSNSRSSNPNPTVSGISPAPLSNDRDGKQFTTHLSQTFLNNNEQDRVKPLHSTSSMSYRRTETGHIFSPSSSNYKERDASKTCFLSSSTINKVTEETPYAQQHPTIIKTQSSLSCSKQAFPSRGPSERHQSLRGSDKSTNIFTEASMSSSRHSPYDSSALLNSRSIPRTTLTSTSWWKQVTPEGSTPLTLNDTTNIKNKPNTILVPPCNDNSDFAYQSPNDNHICSSQMPNNRENNNTTESVCKGNMNLVMKTQGGTHHLKQRNTEDSRDHESDRLVKQQHGFNLNRELQKPHSFPDFSSSTKINRATMQTTVIHSKDLSKHDVSNSSFTAHVTELPPTLLNLKSSNTPTESSIKYKNNHCPLKTNNNPVSSHNRDSQMFTKQSLSLETTDVLNSETIKSKFVYGLPLTQNTRTSPSFQSHPIPVCSQTNKQNASSYNISSSQTPKFQTATTSPLGFERNYASIPKPFHSKTASSSIPTVDTISKTNYSRVSTSSRPEATTAPNPSLLTPPINPATSSPTTITISPLLTPPATPVTTSPIYSETSNLKEGRTISSSLESDPKKHSPRAEGKRVRRVTWEDSVDQQHSEPVSLEKPDPSPTRSLSPRSIRAPSIFSFLRSSSSSTSTSQLCNPTPKTSNIEVRRGEKYRSLSSDSDLTSRERERTKQRSNDTMTFDQGRRESAASRKERTQSVESGTAQCRFPAPLALPPDFSTGYLLRYSSPPYSTLKSTRSTQGETKNITPRSPLFQQPSQSNNTPHPLLRTDPVADMTIPLSELTPSPINSPQPLSLSLPQSKIAMQGSSVCGVSQRGQVNNNHSKNISQDHQNGQILLVDNRVHISSKSLQDDEAYNSTCVTETLVYSIKSKVDTAAQKNTGPVSLQHNVNTPMSVETKLSQQSHTPQSKGAAGEPCSHSSQSSSGSSSTDSQSLDDERCNRRMKESKSRFFSVESNNEQSPKRSRFVLKKSISTPNSSLSRSDSERANKTNKRMDQVLNKLRQTFSTKRSDDDALFPWKWKRGSQTPPVSGMKDISNSDKTLEELEQEREELLQNNEKGTEENRWTQNRYTPIPSVAIGNIMAEDEFSIWSDKLTPETDQEDQNAYAEHTSENKTQAHLTIHSPTTHQFDLNTYDKTDHQQQTSNQFLSCRDPSPGRSSNPSDGHSAQFRKSTSSPRSPFSPFTSLSPLSPFSSPEPVTDDSVFYSPKLQHRRESSSPREPGEGISLGGSRRSRASTGPPSVGPGPDKEHLSSSYADLKYGIEPGRSFSVSSVLSSRPSGTGRISTGSRFMSVGDLSESALACGGTGKDFYHGFSTPDWTEYDCGPTSDCHMPYFSSNPGKMRSRSLPRSLTRRLANWSSEASAAPPVSTTTSKLAPLAWSPNMNTCHFVWDTDCPPTPPPTPPLSPVSRRISKPSNSSPPLPLLSSPGPPQESQSSRGCLPSRGYISSLTTFEESSDSGSDTTTDDEYYLETGEDDEKETEL, from the exons ATGTCAACAAATGACGCAGGAGAGTTGGAGGAGCTCTCAGTTGTAGGAGGAGAGACAACTACGCCTCTGTACAGCACAGCACAAGCAGCAGCGACACAGACTGCAAG GAAGGAGAGTCATGAAACCACAACTTGGCAGCACTCTCACCAGTTAACCAAAAGAcaggaggaaacacacaaag CACTAATAtgtgaacaaagaaaagaagatgcTGTTCAATGTGGTGATTCGAAGATTCAGAACCAGCAGCATATTAGACCCAGATTGACCTCCAGCATCTTTGTGAAACTCTCCAGCAATGCGTGCCTTGACAATCCACAGAG TTTAACTGAACCACAGAGGCCCGAGACCGAGAACAGCAGCTGTCGTGGTCTGGATCGTAAT GTTAATGGACAAACATCACCACCAGACATCTTTATAGATGTAGCCAGTGACTCTCCATTACCAGAGAAGACACCATTTCCAGCCAAGAAGGAAGAAGACTTTATCACAGTTGTTTTTAATGGATTGGAGACTACCAGGGACTTGAGTATAACTCCTAGTCTTTCAAATAGTGACTTTGAACTATTAGAACACAATGGCTTGTGCACACCCCTTTGTGCATCACAACCAAGAAGGACTGGGTCTGGATCATTTGAGTTAGATATAAAGGACTATACGAGGCTTGAGAACCAAACTGATTTTGAGGAACTGTCAGACCGTAATGTAAACATGTTGTCTTCCACTGTGGTAACAGTTCTTGCTCCACAATGGAGTGGCCGATTACGACGGACCAAAAGATTTGAGGGGACTGGGAATTTGGAAGCCCATGGGAGTTTACAAGATGTGACAAACATTGAGTCAAACCGTCCACGTGAATGCTTTCAGGGGACTCAGAACCAACATGGTGTGGAGAGGATGTTCACAGATGGATCCCACGCCCAACTAAGGGTCCCTTTTCTGGGCACCCGGAGTAACACAGTGGGCTGGTCCTCTAAGAGTGGTCCAGTAAGCTTGGACTATGAATCCAAGAGGAAAATGGTTCACTCTGCCTCTTTGGATGTAAACTCTGGAAGGATGATCAACAGAAGAACAGATGCAGGTGCATTGAGCCCCGTAGCCACAACTGCATCCTCTGTGTCGCCCCACTCCCTTCATCCAAGTGAACAAAAGAGGAGTCTACAAACTGGTCATCAAGGAGGACTCTCATCTTTAAGCTCAAAACCAACAACCAGCAGTCTTCTTCTGTCACTAAGAAGATTCAACTCCAATAGCAGGAGCTCTAATCCAAACCCCACCGTCTCTGGGATAAGCCCTGCACCTCTGAGCAATGATCGGGATGGAAAACAGTTTACTACACACCTCTCTCAAACATTTCTTAATAATAATGAGCAAGACAGGGTGAAGCCCCTCCACTCAACGTCATCCATGTCTTATAGGAGAACTGAAACTGGGCATATCTTTTCCCCATCATCTTCCAATTACAAAGAAAGAGACGCATCCAAAACATGTTTCCTTTCATCTTCAACCATCAACAAAGTCACAGAAGAAACACCTTATGCCCAACAACATCCAACAATAATTAAGACCCAGTCCAGTCTTTCGTGTTCCAAACAGGCATTTCCAAGTAGAGGACCATCAGAAAGGCATCAGAGCTTGAGGGGTTCAGACAAAAGTACAAACATATTCACAGAGGCCTCAATGTCTTCGTCTAGACATTCCCCATATGACTCCTCTGCCCTCCTAAATTCTCGTTCTATTCCTAGAACCACCCTGACCTCCACTTCCTGGTGGAAACAAGTTACCCCAGAAGGCAGTACCCCTCTAACCCTCAATGATACAACCAACATCAAAAACAAGCCAAACACAATCTTAGTGCCACCCTGTAATGATAATAGTGACTTTGCCTATCAAAGCCCAAATGACAACCACATATGTAGTAGTCAAATGCCTAATAACagggaaaacaacaacacaacagagTCAGTTTGCAAAGGTAACATGAACCTGGTTATGAAGACACAGGGGGGAACACACCACCTCAAACAAAGAAATACTGAGGATTCACGTGACCATGAATCAGACAGGCTTGTCAAACAGCAGCATGGCTTCAATTTAAACAGGGAGCTACAGAAGCCACATAGTTTTCCTGATTTTTCGTCCAGTACTAAAATTAACAGAGCTACCATGCAAACAACAGTGATTCACTCTAAAGATCTCAGCAAGCATGATGTAAGCAACAGTTCATTTACAGCACATGTAACTGAATTACCACCTACTTTGCTAAATCTCAAGAGCTCAAATACACCCACTGAGAGCAGcatcaaatacaaaaataatcattgtccactcaaaaccaacaacaacccTGTATCTTCTCACAACAGGGACTCTCAAATGTTTACCaaacaatctctctctcttgagACCACCGATGTTCTCAACAGTGAAACtattaaatctaaatttgtCTATGGTCTCCCCCTGACCCAAAATACTAGAACCAGTCCCTCTTTCcaatcccatcccatcccagtTTGTTCTCAGACCAACAAGCAAAATGCTTCATCATACAATATCTCTTCTTCACAAACACCCAAATTCCAAACAGCCACCACCTCACCTCTTGGCTTTGAAAGAAACTATGCCTCCATCCCCAAGCCTTTCCACTCTAAAACTGCATCTAGCTCTATTCCCACAGTCGATACTATCTCTAAAACAAACTACAGCCGTGTATCCACCAGCAGCCGTCCTGAAGCCACAACTGCCCCCAACCCATCCCTTCTTACTCCTCCCATCAATCCTGCCACATCTTCTCCTACCACTATCACCATCTCCCCTCTCCTAACCCCCCCTGCCACCCCAGTCACTACCAGCCCCATCTACTCAGAGACCTCCAACcttaaggaagggaggacaatCTCTAGCAGCCTAGAAAGTGACCCTAAGAAACATAGCCCCCGGGCAGAGGGAAAGAGAGTGAGGCGAGTAACATGGGAGGATTCGGTGGATCAGCAGCATTCTGAGCCTGTCTCATTGGAGAAGCCAGATCCATCTCCAACAAGATCTCTATCTCCACGAAGCATTAGGGCTCCATCCATCTTCTCCTTTCTAAGATCAAGCAGTTCATCCACAAGTACATCTCAGCTTTGCAATCCTACACCCAAAACCTCTAACATAGAGgtaagaagaggagagaagtaTCGATCTTTATCATCTGACTCTGATTTAACATCCAGAGAACGAGAAAGAACCAAGCAAAGATCTAATGACACTATGACTTTTGACCAGGGAAGAAGAGAATCAGCCGCATCCAGAAAGGAGCGGACGCAATCAGTGGAGTCTGGCACAGCCCAGTGCCGTTTCCCTGCACCTCTCGCCCTCCCTCCTGACTTTTCAACTGGTTATTTGCTTCGTTACAGCTCCCCTCCTTATTCCACTCTCAAGTCTACCAGGTCAACACAAGGAGAAACTAAGAATATAACACCCAGATCACCCCTCTTCCAACAACCCTCTCAGTCAAATAACACCCCACATCCTCTCTTACGTACCGACCCAGTGGCAGATATGACCATACCTTTGTCCGAACTGACCCCGTCACCTATCAACTCACCCCAGCCATTGTCCTTGTCCTTGCCTCAAAGCAAAATTGCTATGCAAGGGAGCTCAGTGTGTGGTGTTTCACAAAGAGGTCaagttaataataatcattCCAAGAATATAAGCCAAGATCACCAAAATGGCCAGATATTACTTGTTGACAACAGAGTTCATATCAGCTCAAAGTCTTTGCAGGATGATGAGGCATACAACTCAACATGTGTAACTGAGACACTGGTTTACAGCATTAAATCTAAAGTAGATACAGCTGCACAAAAGAACACAGGACCTGTATCTTTGCAACATAATGTAAACACACCAATGTCTGTGGAGACCAAGTTAagtcaacagtcacacacaccTCAGAGTAAGGGAGCAGCAGGTGAACCATGCAGTCATTCAAGCCAGAGCTCCAGTGGTAGCAGCTCAACAGACAGCCAGTCTCTGGATGACGAACGCTGCAAcagaagaatgaaagagagTAAAAGCAGGTTTTTTTCAGTGGAGAGCAATAATGAACAAAGCCCAAAGAGAAGCCGTTTTGTACTGAAGAAAAGCATCAGCACCCCAAACTCCAGTTTGTCAAGGTCAGACTCGGAAAGGGCCAACAAGACTAATAAAAGAATGGACCAGGTCCTTAACAAACTGAGGCAAACATTCAGTACTAAACGGTCTGATGATGATGCTTTATTTCCATGGAAATGGAAGCGGGGCTCCCAAACACCTCCTGTCAGCGGGATGAAGGACATCAGCAACAGTGATAAAACCCTAGAGGAGctagagcaggagagagaggaattGCTGCAGAACAATGAGAAGGGAACAGAAGAGAACAGATGGACACAAAACAGATACACTCCCATACCATCTGTGGCTATAGGAAACATAATGGCAGAAGATGAGTTCTCCATTTGGTCAGACAAATTAACTCCAGAAACTGACCAAGAAGATCAAAATGCTTATGCAGAACACACGTCTGAAAATAAAACTCAAGCTCATTTGACAATCCATAGTCCCACAACTCACCAGTTTGACTTAAACACGTACGACAAGACAGATCATCAACAACAAACATCAAACCAATTTCTCTCTTGTAGAGATCCCAGTCCTGGTAGGAGTTCTAACCCCTCTGATGGGCATTCTGCTCAGTTCAGGAAATCCACGTCTAGCCCTAGGAGCCCCTTCTCTCCCTTCacctctctttcccctctctccccatTTTCCTCACCTGAACCTGTAACAGACGACAGTGTCTTCTACAGCCCAAAGTTGCAGCATCGCCGAGAATCTTCCTCGCCACGTGAGCCAGGAGAGGGGATCAGCCTGGGGGGATCAAGGAGAAGCCGAGCATCCACAGGCCCTCCAAGTGTAGGTCCAGGACCAGACAAGGAACATTTGTCATCCTCCTATGCAGACTTAAAGTATGGTATTGAGCCTGGGCGGTCATTTTCTGTGAGTTCGGTTCTCTCCAGTCGACCCTCAGGGACAGGACGCATCTCCACTGGATCCAGGTTCATGAGTGTGGGTGACCTCTCTGAATCTGCCTTGGCTTGTGGAGGAACTGGCAAAGACTTTTATCATGGTTTTTCTACTCCTGATTGGACAGAATATGATTGTGGACCCACCAGTGACTGTCATATGCCATATTTCTCTAGTAACCCTGGTAAAATGAGATCGAGATCTCTTCCTCGATCACTGACCAGGCGCTTGGCAAATTGGAGCTCAGAGGCTTCTGCTGCTCCACCTGTAAGTACTACAACTTCAAAGCTAGCCCCCCTAGCCTGGAGTCCTAATATGAATACTTGTCACTTTGTATGGGATACAGACTGTCCACCGACCCCACCTCCAACACCTCCTCTGTCACCAGTGTCCAGACGCATATCCAAACCCAGCaattcctctcctcccctccccttgcTCAGCTCACCAGGACCGCCACAGGAGAGTCAGTCCTCCAGAGGTTGTTTGCCCTCCAGGGGTTACATCTCCAGCCTCACTACCTTTGAGGAGTCTTCAGACAGTGGCTCAGACACGACAACAGATGATGAATATTACTTAGAAACAGGTGAAGACgatgaaaaagagacagaattatga